The Cloacibacterium caeni region GTGAATAATTGGCGGATTCAGTGTCATATTGAGGTAACGTTTCGCTTCGTAATCTGAATTGATAGATTTCAAAGTATCATCAAAAATTTTAGAAAACGTTTCGAAATTATTCGGATGTTTGGCAAATTCAATCAACCATTCATGGGCTCCAGATTTTCCTTCGCTCATAAAAACGGGCGCTCCTGTATAATCTAAAACGTGAGCTTCTGTAGCATCACATGCTTTTTTAAGTGCAGTTTCTACATTGTCTATCATTAATTCTTCGCCAAAAGCATTGATGTAATGTTTGGTTCTGCCAGAAATCTGAATTCTGTGCGGAGAAAGAGATGTAAATTTTACGGTATCACCGATTAAGTAACGCCAAAGTCCACCATTGGTAGAAATAACAACTGCATAATTTTTGCCGAGTTCTACTTCTTCCAAAGGAATCGCTTGAAGATTATTTCGGTCAAATTTATCCATCGGAATAAATTCGTAGAAAATTCCGTAATCTAGCATCAGAAGCATTTCGTCACTACCACTTCTGTCTTGAATTCCGAAGAAACCTTCAGAAGCGTTGTAAATTTCGTAGTAATTAATGTCTTTGCCGATGATATTTTTATATTGTTCTCTGTAAGGTTTAAAACTGATTCCACCGTGGAAAAACACTTCTAAATTTGGGAAAATTTCAGAAACATTACCTTTTCCTGTTTCGGTTAAAATTCTTTGAAGCAAAACCATCATCCAACTTGGAACGCCCGTTAAACTTCCTACATCTTGATTTTTAACTTCTGAAACGATGGCTTTCAATTTGGTTTCCCATTCTGACATTAGGGAAGTTTTTTTGCTGGGAACTGTTGTAATTTCTACCCAAAAAGGAAGATTTTCTATTAAAATAGCAGATAAATCTCCGAACTTAGTATTGAAACTTTCGTACAATTCTGCACTTCCGCCTAATCTTAAATTTTTATTGAGAAATAATTGATTATCAGGATGATTGTTTGCATAAATTGAAATTAAATCCTTTCCTGCTTTGTAATGGCACTCTTCTAAACTTTCGTCTGAAATAGGAATGAATTTACTTTTGGCATTGGTCGTTCCAGAAGATTTCGCAAACTGACGAATAACTCCTGGCCAAGAAATATCTTTTTGACCTTGTCTTGCTTTTTCTATGTAAGGCTCGAATTCTTCATAGTTTACGATAGGAACTTGTTGCTGAAAATCTCGGTAAGAAGAAATGTCTTTGAACCCGAATTTTTTGCCGTATTCTGTTTCTTCTGCATGAAAAAGTTGAGAAAATAAAACTCCGTTTTGAGTTTCAATAGGATGTTTCATAAAATTCTGAATTTGGTCTATTCTTTGTCGAATAAACCAATTTACAGCCATATTGAAGAGAGCTTTTGTTGCCATTGCTCAAATTTAATAAATTTTTTGAGAATTTTGTAATTTGAATGCAACAAAAATCCGCTCTAAAGATTTAGAACGGATTGATGATTATTTTAGAGAAAATTTTAGCAAAATTCTTCGTAAGCTGCTTGTAAATTCGCTGCAATAGCACCAGCAGGATTTCCTTCGATGTGGTGTCTTTCTAACATGTGAACTAATTCGCCATCTTTGAAAAGTGCTACGCACGGTGAACTTGGTGGGAATGGCGCAAAATGTTTTCTAGCTTCTGCTACCGCTTCTGTGTCAAAACCTGCAAAAACAGTAGTTAAATGGTCTGGTTTTTTATCACCAGTTAAAGAATAAATAACACCTGGTCTTGCTGCTCCTGCTGCGCAACCACAAACCGAATTTACCATAACTAAAGTAGTTCCCGGTTGTTTAAGTGCATCGTTTACTTGTTCTGCTGAGGTAAGGTCTTGGAAACCTTTATCTGTGAGTTCTGCCTTCATTGGCATTACTAAATCTGCTGGATACATAATATATATTTTATTTAATGATTAGAAAATTCAAGATTTTATAGTGCAAATTTATAATTAAAATTTGGAAAATTCTATTTAATTCTATTATCAAAAATATGCCAAAAATCTATTAAGACAAAATGACTCCTTTTTAATGAAAAAAGCCGATGAATTTTTCATCGGCTATTTATCGTTAATATGAAAATTTAATTATGATAATAGTTTTTTCACCATTTCAGAGATGGATTTTCCATCTGATTTTCCTGCCAAAGTTTTAGAAGCAGTTCCCATAACTTTTCCTAAGTCTTTTAGAGATTCTGCGCCTACTTCGGCAATAATTTTTTTAATTTCTGCTTCCAATTCTTCCGCAGAAAGTTGAGCAGGTAAAAATTGTTCAATCACTTTCATTTGTGCCAATTCTACTTCTGCCAAATCATTTCTGTTTTGAGCAACAAATTGTTCGTAAGAATCTTTTCTTTGCTTAATCATTCTTTGGAGAATGGCAATTTCTTGTTCTGCAGAAACATCAGCTCCTTTTGCTTCAGTTTTGAGCAAGAGAATTTGAGATTTTACGGCTCTTAGAGAGTCAAGAGCAACTTTGTCTTTTTCTCTCATTGCGGTTTTAATCGCTTCGTTTATGGTAAGTTCTAAACTCATTTTTTTCTAAATTTTAAAAATTTTAATCTACGTCTTTGTTTAAAAACTTGTTTTCTCTAAGTTGTACTCTTCCGTTATTTTCAGAAAGGAAACTAGAAATTTGCTGTTGAGAAGCATTTTCGTGACCTATATTGATGTTTTTTCTTCTGAAAGCAGGAATATTTTCGAATTCATTTTCGTTTTCTATCGTCTGATAACGAGAGTTGAACTCTTTCAACTTATCTCTTCTTGCCTGAACTTTTTCTGTAGCAGTATTTTTTTCGATAAATTTAAATTCCTCTTCAATTTTAGTTTCTGTAAAAGTGATTTTTTCTTCAGTGTGATTTTCAAAAACGGTTTTTACTTCTTCTATTTCTTCTGCAATTTTAAAGGTAAACTCAATAGGTTTTTCTTCAACTAAAGTTTTCGTTTCTGCTTTTGGTTTATACGTTTCTACCGTTTTTTCCTCTACAATGAAAGAAATTTCTTCTTTGGTTTCTTCCACAGAAAGTTTCACATTTTCTACTTCTTGTGCAGCATTAAACTGAGTTTCTTCAATAATAGTCGTTTTCTTTTCTTCTGTTTCAAAAGTGAAAGATTGAGATTCTAAAACGTCTTCATCATCAAATGAAAATAACTCTAAAACATTATTTTCTTGTTCTTCTACTTCAAAAGTTTGATGACTGCTTTCAATGCTTAAACTTTCGTCTTCAAAAAATCTAAGTTCTTCTATTCTTTCTTCCATCACAGCTGCTTGTGTTTCTGCAAATTGATTCACAGAATTATTTGGGAAGTCTGGAGTGCTGTTATCATTAGAATCATCTAAGAAAAACATGCTTTTTGATGAATTTTGCATTGGATTTTCTTGAGATTTTTCAGAAGAAGTTCTGCCAAATGGAGATTCTCTCTTCACTTTTGGTGTAGAAGGACTGTCTTCTAATGTATATCTAATTTTTTCGGTAGGACCAGCATATTTTTGATCATCTGCTGCAAAACCAGTGGCAATAACCAATACGCTGATAGAATCTCCCAATTCTGCATCTGTTCCTACACCGAAAATAATATCTGCAGTGTTTCCTGCTTCGCGCTGAATGTGGTCATTAATTAAGCCGATTTCGTCCATTGTAGCTTCTTCGTTTCCACTTCTGATAAGGAGAAGAACGTTTTTAGCGCCTGTGATTTTATTATCGTTTAATAATGGAGAATCGAGTGCTTTTTTCACTGCTTCTTCTGCTTTGTTTTCACCAGAAGCGGTTCCTGTAGACATGAGAGCAGTTCCTGAATTTTGTAAAACTGAACGCGCATCACGGAAGTCTATATTTACATCGAAATAACCAGTAATCACTTCTGCCATACCTTTAGCAGCATTGGCTAACACTTCATCTGCCTTAGCAAAACCAGATTTGAAGCCTAGGTTACCAAATTGCTGACGAAGTTTATCGTTATTAATAACAATTAGGGAATCTACATTATTGCGAAGTTTTTCTAAACCATTTTCGGCTTGTTCTAATCTTCTTTTTCCTTCAAAACTAAAAGGAACGGTAACTATACCAATGGTTAAAATTCCCATTTCTTTGGCAATTTTTGCAATAACAGGTGCAGCACCAGTACCAGTTCCGCCACCCATTCCTGCGGTTATGAAAACCATTTTGGTATTATGACCTAGAACAGCTTTGATTTCATCAATACTTTCTAAGGCAGATTTTTCTCCAACTTCTGGGTCTGCTCCAGCTCCTAAACCTTCTGTAATGGCAGCTCCTAACTGAACTTTTGTAGAAATTGGGTTATTATCTAGTGTTTGTGCATCGGTGTTACAAATAATAAAATCTACTCCATGAATTCCTTTCTCGTACATGTGTTTCAACGCATTGTTACCTCCACCACCTACACCAATTACTTTTATGATAGATGAATTTCCTTTTGGTAAATCGAATGAAAACCCTGTATTTAATGTATTTTCCATATATTTTCGATGTATAAAAGTTACTTACTTATTTTGTGTTATTCGTTTTAATTATTCTACTTCTTCGAAGAATTTTTTTACTTTTTCAAGGATGGATTGTCCAAAAGTAGGTTTATTCTTCTTCACTTCCTCTAAGTGTTGTGTAATTTCTTGCTCCTCAGTTTTTACTTCTTCTACAGTATTTTCTGCTTGAGGAACTTCTATAACTTTTGGCTCTTCTACAGGTTTTTCTATAGGTTTTTTATCATGAATTTTTAAACTTTCCATCAATAAACCAATTGAAGTTGCAAACTCTGGGGATTTCAAATATTGGTTTTTGTCATTGGCAATATATTCATTGGCAAAACCAATTCTTGCATCAAATCCTGTTACATAATTGGCTAACTGACGAAGGTTTTTAAGATTAGAACCGCCACCTGTTAATACAATTCCTGCGATAAGTTTGCGTTTTTGTTCATAAGCTCCATACGCTTTTAACTCTGTATTTACCATTTCGAGAATTTCTTCCACTCTCGCATTGATAATACTTGCCAAAGATTTTAGAGAAATTTCTTTGTCTGGTCTTCCGTGTAAACCAGGAATGGTAACAAACGTAGAATCTTTTTCTAAATCTGGAACGGCAGACCCGAATTTTACTTTCAGTTGCTCTGCGTGTTTTTCTATAATAGAACAGCCTTCTTTAATATCATCTGTAATAATACCGCCACCATAAGGAATAACGCAAGTATGACGAATGATGTTATCTTTAAAAATAGCAATATCTGTAGTACCACCACCTATGTCTACGATGGCAACTCCTGCTTCTTTTTCTTCAGTAGTAAGAACAGCTTCTGAAGAGGCAAGAGGTTCTAGTGTAAGTGCTTCCATTTCTAAACCAGCTTCGCGAACGCAACGTGCGATATTTCTGATGCTTCCCATTTGACCCACAACTACATGGAAATTTGCTTCCAGACGTTTTCCGTGCATACCGATTGGTTCTTGGATTTCGCCTTCAGAATCTACTTTGTACTCTTGTGGAAGCACGTGAATGATTTCTTCACCAGGAAGCATGACCAGTTTTTTTACTTGGTCTTTTAAGATTTCTATATCTTCATCTGTGATATATTTATCTGGGTTTTCTCTCATGATGTAATCTGAGTGTTGCAGACTACGAATGTGTTTGCCTGCGATACCTACGGTTACTCTATGAATAGGAACTCCTGAAGATTTTTCTGCTTCTGAAATAGCAGCTTTGATAGAGCTTATTGTTTGAGAAATATTATTCACAATTCCTTTGTGAACGCCCAAACTTTTAGCTTTACCTACGCCTAAAACTTCAATTTTTCCGTGGGCATTTTTTCTGCCTACAATGGCAACAATTTTCGTGGTACCAATGTCTAAACCTACTGAATAATCATGTGTTTCCATATATTGCTGTTCTCTTTTTTTAATTAGTTGTTTTTTCTTCGGTTTTTTGTGTTCCTGTTACGGTGTTTATTATGTTTTGTTCATTTGTTTGTAAACTGTCTTCTTCGGGTTTATAACCAGAATTAAGAGTGGTTACGATTTGGTTATCATATTTCACAGAAATTTTAGAATATTTTTCTGGAGCTTGATACACCAAATATTTTTCTACAAATGTTTTAAAACCTTTTACTTTAAAATCTATTCTATCTAAATCACCGATTTCTACTTTATAATTTCCATCGCTGGTTGCAAGATTGAAGTTTCCGTTTTCTTTTGTAATGCCTACAAAGAAATTTTTGCAGAAACTGTCTTTGTTTATTTTTTCTATTAACTCAATGAGTTTTTTATACTCTTTCTTCTTCACGTCGCCAGAAACCAGCATGCAAGGATGAGAGTATGTTTTAGAAATTGGGAATTCTATTCCTTTTTTGTCTACATAAAATCCTTTTCCTCCATTATTTAATCTAAAAACGGGAACTCTTTGTTTGATGTCTACATTCAGTTTTCCATTTAAATTTAAATAAACGTTTGCGCTATCTACAGCAGGCAATTCGTTTAATTTTTTTTCTAAACTCGGGATATCTACATCGCCCACTTTTTTTGTGGTATTATATCTTTCTACAATCGTTCTAATGTCTTTTTCGTCTACAAAATAAACAGGAGAGGAGCTATCATTTAATTTTACGATGATAGATTGCTCATCAATTTTTCGGTCATTGAATCTCTTCAAAGAGAAGCTCAATAGAAATCCGAAGATGACTACTGTGACAAAAATTTTGAGAATTCTCCACTTGTTTTTCATAAACTTACGTCCGAGTTTTTTCTATTTTTATTTTTTCAATGTACCAATCCAATTCATAATTGGGTCATACAAAGTGTCTATGTTTCCTGCACCTACTGTAAGCAAAATATCAAAATCTTTTTCTTTGATTTTGTCAAAAGCTTCGCTCAAACTGCACACTTCTTTTTTCTCTAACTGTACTTTTTCTAGCAACCAATCAGAAGTTACCCCTTCAAAATCTTTTTGTAATTCTCTTGCTGGATAAATGTCTAATAATAACAATTCATCTGCTGCTGCTAAACTTTCTGCAAAACCATCTGCAAAATCTCTGGTTCTGCTGAATAAATGTGGCTGAAACGCTACCAACAGTTTTTTATTTGGGTTAAAAGTTCTGATGGAACCAATCACCGCATTCAGTTCTGTTGGGTGGTGTGCATAATCATCTACATAAATCTTACCGTTTTCAAAAATATGTTTGGTATAACGTCTTTTAATTCCTTTGAAACTAGAAATCCCTTCTTGTAAAGCTGTAAAATCTGCTCCCAAATTGTGCAAAACTGCAATCGCAGCCGTTGCATTTTCCACATTATGTGTTCCCGGAATTTGCCAAGCAAATTCTACGGTTTGTTCGCCCGCATGAAAATCAAACATCATCCAACCGTCTACAATGTGCAGATTATCAGAATAATAATCAGCTTCTTCATTTACCGCATATGTTCTACAAGGTCTGCCAATATTTACACCTTTTCTCACAAAAAGTTGGTCGTTTTCTGGCACTAAATCTGCAAAATCTCTAAATCCTTGTTCTATGGTTTCTGTATCTCCATAAATATCAAGATGGTCTGCATCAATAGAAGTAATAATTGCCCAATCTGGTGAAAGATTTAGGAAACTTCTGTCATATTCATCAGCTTCTAAAACAGACATTTCTGTTCCGTTAAAAATGAAATTTGACTTGTAATTTTCTGCAATTCCACCTAAAAATCCAGAAAATGGAAGATTCGCCACTTTGCAAAGATGTGCTACCAAACTTGAAGTAGTAGTTTTGCCATGCGTTCCAGCTACTGCGATACAATTGGTATCTTCGGTAATCATTCCTAGAACTTTTGCACGTTTTAAAACTTCAAAACCATTTTCATTAAAATAATCTAAAATTCCCAAAACTTTAATCGCAGGTGTATAAATCACTAATGTTTCTTCTTTCTTCAAAGACGAAATTTTCTCATCTACCACATCTTCAAAAGTGATAGAAATTCCTTCCTTCTGAAGCTCTGTAGTGAGTTTGGTTTCGGTTTTATCATAACCCAAAACATTTTTCCCAGCAGCATGGAAATATCTTGCCAAAGCAGACATCCCGATTCCACCGATTCCTACGAAGTAAAAGTTTTGATAGTTTTTCATTTCTTTTATGTTTTACGTTTTGTCATTTTGAATGGAGTGAAACGGAATGAAAAATCTTTAAATAGATTCTTCACTACATTTTGTTTCGCTCAGAATGACAGACGTTTACTCTTTAATATTCAAATTTTTAAAAATCTCTTTCACAATTTCTTCTGTCGCTTTTGGTTTTGCAAAAAATTCTAAATTTTGAGCCATTTCTTTTCTCAAAGATTCATTTTCACAAATTTCTGAAAGCGTGTTCCAGAATTTCTCTTTCATCTCTGTGTCTTTCACCATTTTAGCAGCGTTTTTGTCTACCAAAGTCTGAGCGTTTTTGGTTTGATGATCTTCTGCCGCAAAAGGAAAAGGAACAAGCAAAACTGGCTTTTTAGCAATGGCTAATTCCGAAATCGCAATCGCTCCAGCTCTAGAAACAATTACATCTGCCGCAGAATAAGCTATTTCCATGTTTTTAATAAATTCTACAATTTGCATGTTTCTGCTGTGAATGTCTTTCGTTTCTTCTAAAATATTTTTATAATCTAGTTTACCTGTTTGCCAAATGAGTTGGTAATTTTTTTCTAAAACTTTATCAATGTTTTCTTTCCAGCCGTTGTTTAAAGTTCTAGAACCTAAAGAACCGCCTACTGAAAGTATCGTTAATTTCCCTTTTTCTAAACCTAATTTTTCTTTGGCTAAATCGCTGTCAATGATATCAGTAATAATGTTTTTTCTGATAGGATTTCCTAAAAATAATGTTTTCGTTCCGTGGAAGAATTTTTCCATATTTGGATAGGCGGTGAAAACGGTTTTTGCTTTTTTAGCATTGAAAATATTGGCTTTCCCAGGAAGAGAATTCTGCTCTTGAATAAAAGTAGGGATTCCCATTCTCGCAGCAATGAATAAAGCGGGACCGCTTGCAAAACCTCCTGTTCCAACCGCAAAATCTGGTTGGAATGCTTTGATGATTTTTCTAGCTTTAAGCAAACTAGAAATCACCTTAAACGGTAAATTAATATTAGCCAAAAGATTTCCTCTGTCAAAGCCAGCAATATTTAATCCTTCAATTTTGAAACCTGATTGTGGAACTTTTTCCATCTCCATTTTTCCATTGGCTCCCATGAACAAAAATTCCGCATCAGGAAAACGTTTTTGTATTTCCTGCGCAATTGCAACGGCAGGAAAGATGTGACCACCTGTTCCACCACCACTCATTAAAACTTTTAATTTTCCACTCATATTATCTTGATTTAAAGATTTAAGAATTGAAATATTTAAAGATTACAACTCGTTCAATCGTTTAATTTTACGCTATATCATTTATTTCTTCTACATTTTGTTTTTTGCCCATTCCTTCTTCTTCGAAAGTGAGAATTCTTGAACTTACATTCAGAATAATTCCTAATTGAAGATAAGTCACCAGCATAGAAGTTCCTCCATAACTTATTAAAGGCAACGGTTGTCCTGTTACTGGAATAAGATTTACCGCTACAGCAATATTTACTGCTAATTGCACGAAAATCATAATTCCTAAACTGAGCACCAATAAACTTCCAAAAAATGCCCGCATTTTACTGGCAATCATCACAATCCTAATCATCATAATCATGTATAAAGTGATGAGTGCAAATGCTCCAAAAAAACCATATTCTTCTACAATAATGGCGAAAATAAAATCAGAAGCAGACTGTGGAAGCATCTGTTTCAATGCAGATTTTCCTGGTCCCATTCCTGTAATTCCGCCGTGAACTATGGCTGCTTTTGCTTGGTTTACCTGATAGTTTTTTGCTTTTACAGTTTCGTCTTCTACATTGGCATTTTTCTTAGAATTGGCAAAAGTTTCTATTCTACTTACCCAAGTATGAACACGATTGCTGCCAATTAAATCTGTTTTTAAAGCTAAAAACAAGAAAATTCCCACAAAAAGTCCTGAAATTCCTAAAAATCCTAAAATGTATTTGGAGGAAAGTTGACCAACCAACATTACTGCTAATGAAACCATTAGAATCATCAAAGCGGTAGAACCATTGTCTTTTGCAACTAAAATAAATACCAATAAAACTGGTCCGAAAATGTAAAATATGTTCTCTATCGGAAGTCTTTCTCTTTTAATTTTTTTAGTTAAATATCTGCACAAATAGATAATTAACATGAGGTATGCAAAGCTTGATGGCTGAAAAGAAATAGGAGTTCCAGGGATTTTTAACCAACGAGAAGCAGACGCTCCGTCGATTTTTTGTCCCGTAAACATGGTTACAAACAGTAAAATCACCATAATCCCGAGAAGGATACTGCTCAGTTTTCCGATGTGTTCGTATTTTACTGTTCCAACAGCTCTCATGATTGCTAAACCTAAGAAAACAAAAAACATGTGCTTGATGACGTGTCCCGTAGTTGTACCATTCTGCACAATGTATTCTAAGTTAGAACTTGCAGAATATACAGGGAACACGGAAAAGAAGGAGATTAAAATAATCACCATCCAAAGCACTTTGTCGCCTTTTAAAAGTTCAAATTTGTTTTCTTGTTGTTCCATTCTTTATTTATAGGATTGAAATCCTATTTTATTTCTTATCGCCACTTCGTGGCTTTTTTTTAATTGTTTTTTAAAACTTCTTCTTTAAATAATTGTCCTCTATGTTCATAGTTATTGAATAAATCAAAACTTGCACAACAAGGAGAAAGTAAAACGGTATCACCTTTTTCTGCTAGAGATTTCGCAGTTTTCACCGCTTCTTCCATGCTAGAAGTATCTACGATAATGTCTTTTTTGTCTTTGAAAAATTCTATGATTTTAGAATTATCCAATCCAAGACAAACAATCGCTTTTACTTTTCTTTTTACTAAATCTTCTATTTCTGTATAATCATTTCCTTTGTCTGTTCCACCTACAATCCAAACCGTTGGTGTTTTCATGCTTTCTAAAGCATAGTAGGTAGCGTTTACATTGGTTGCTTTAGAATCGTTAATGAATTTTACACCATTAATTTCTGCCACACCTTCTAATCTGTGTTCTACCGCTTGGAAAGTCATTAGAGAATTTCTAATGCTCTCATTGCTGATATTCAATAATTTACTAGCGATAGAAGCAGCTAAACTATTGGCAACATTATGCGTTCCCATCAGAGATAAATCTTCTATTTTCATAGAAAACTCATCGTGAAGTTTTACCACAATTTTTTCCTCTTCTGTATAACCTCCTTCTTCTAATTTTTCCTTCATAGAGAAAGGAATTTGCTTCACTCTTAAATCTATTTCTTGAAGCAGTTTTTGACTCATTTCATCATCTTTATTGTAGATGAAATAATTGTCATTTTCTTGATTTTCGGCAATTCTGAATTTTGCCAAAGCGTATTCTTCGTAGTTGTAATTGTATTGGTCAAGATGGTCTGGACTCAAATTCAACAATAAAGAAATGTAAGGTCTAAAATTCTGAATATCATCTAATTGGAAGCTGCTTACTTCTAACACATAATAGTCAAAATTCTCTTGCGCAACTTGCATTGCGAAACTTTTGCCGATGTTTCCACCTAAACCTACATTCAAGTTGTCATTTTTCAGAATGTGATAAATGAGCGATGTAGTAGTAGTTTTCCCATTACTTCCTGTGATGGCGATGATTTTGGCATTGGTAAATTCTGCACCGAATTCTATCTCCGAAGAAAGTCTGATTCCTTTTGCTTTGATTTTTTGAACCATTTCAGCTTTCTTAGGAACTCCTGGAGATTTTATAACCCAATCTGCAGCTAGAATTCTTTCTTCATCGTGGTTTTTTTCTTCAAACTCGATTCCGTTTTCTACCAAAACTTTTTTGTAACTCTCTTTAATTTCGCCTTTGTCTGAAAGAAAAACTTCCAAACCTTTTGTTTTAGCCAAAATTGCAGCGCCCACTCCACTTTCTCCTCCTCCTAGAATTACGACTTTCATTTTTTCCATTTTGATTTTTATTTCAAACCTTTTTATTTTGTTGGATTGAATCCAACGTTCTCATATCTTTCGTTCCTGTGGAACTTAATTTTTATCTAATTTTCAGTGTTATTAAACAGATAATTGCCAACATAACTCCTATGATAATCATTCTGTTAACAATTTTGCTTTCATGGAAACCACTTTTCTGATAATGGTGATGAAGTGGAGACATTTTAAACAATCTGTTATTCTGAGCGTACTCTAATCCGTACTTTTTCTTTCTGTATTTAAAAACCGCTACTTGCAGCATTACTGAAAGATTTTCGATTAAGAAAATCCCGCATAAAACTGGAATCAATAATTCTTTTCTTAAGATAATTGCCAAAACTGCAATTACACCTCCTAACATTAAACTACCAGTGTCACCCATGAAAACTTGAGCTGGATAAGTGTTGTACCAGAAAAATCCTATGGTTGCTCCAATTAGAGCAACTGCGAAAATGGTGGTTTCTCCCATGTTCGGAAGGAACATAATATTCAGATAATCAGCGAAAATGATGTTTCCTGAGAGGTAGGCAAAAAAGGCAAGTGTTCCTAAAATTACCACACTCGTTCCTGCAGCAAGTCCATCAATTCCGTCTGTAATATTGGCTCCATTAGAAACAGCGGTCACAATGAAAATTACCAGTGGAATAAAAATAATCCAAGCCCATTCTTCTTGTGAAGATTCGTCCATCCAGAAAAGAATTTTGCTGTAGTCAAATTCATTATTTTTCATAAATGGAACAGTAGAAATGGTTTCTCTTTCGGCTGGAGCGAAGTTTTGAGAAACGCTTGTTCTATTGATTTCGTGAGCATCAGCATATTTTCTTTTGATGGTAATGTCTGGATGAAAATACATGGTAACTCCTACGATTAGTCCTAAACCAACTTGACCAATAATTTTAAAAATCCCGCTTAATCCGTCTTTATTTTTCTTTATTTTTTTGAGATAATCATCTATAAAACCGATGGCGCCCATCCAAAGCATAGAAACAATTAACAGAAGAACATAAATATTAAATTTTGTAAATAAAAGCACAGGAATAATGGTGGCAAAAATGATAATGAAACCTCCCATTGTAGGTGTACCTTCTTTTTGTTTTTGTCCTTCTAACCCGAGATCTCTTACCAATTCTCCCATCTGTTTGTTGCGCAGATAATTGATGATTTTTTTACCATAAACCAGAGCAATCAGCAATGACAAAAGCACAGCAAAAGCCGCTCTGAAAGAGATGTATTTCAGTAAGTTTAATCCAGGAATGTGAATTCCGTGATTGGTAAGATATTCGTATAGATAGTATAGCATTTGTTTAATTTTAAT contains the following coding sequences:
- a CDS encoding GH3 auxin-responsive promoter family protein, which codes for MATKALFNMAVNWFIRQRIDQIQNFMKHPIETQNGVLFSQLFHAEETEYGKKFGFKDISSYRDFQQQVPIVNYEEFEPYIEKARQGQKDISWPGVIRQFAKSSGTTNAKSKFIPISDESLEECHYKAGKDLISIYANNHPDNQLFLNKNLRLGGSAELYESFNTKFGDLSAILIENLPFWVEITTVPSKKTSLMSEWETKLKAIVSEVKNQDVGSLTGVPSWMMVLLQRILTETGKGNVSEIFPNLEVFFHGGISFKPYREQYKNIIGKDINYYEIYNASEGFFGIQDRSGSDEMLLMLDYGIFYEFIPMDKFDRNNLQAIPLEEVELGKNYAVVISTNGGLWRYLIGDTVKFTSLSPHRIQISGRTKHYINAFGEELMIDNVETALKKACDATEAHVLDYTGAPVFMSEGKSGAHEWLIEFAKHPNNFETFSKIFDDTLKSINSDYEAKRYLNMTLNPPIIHMAKEKLFYQWMESRGKLGGQNKVPRLSNDREYIDPLLELNK
- a CDS encoding BrxA/BrxB family bacilliredoxin, with translation MYPADLVMPMKAELTDKGFQDLTSAEQVNDALKQPGTTLVMVNSVCGCAAGAARPGVIYSLTGDKKPDHLTTVFAGFDTEAVAEARKHFAPFPPSSPCVALFKDGELVHMLERHHIEGNPAGAIAANLQAAYEEFC
- a CDS encoding GatB/YqeY domain-containing protein, producing MSLELTINEAIKTAMREKDKVALDSLRAVKSQILLLKTEAKGADVSAEQEIAILQRMIKQRKDSYEQFVAQNRNDLAEVELAQMKVIEQFLPAQLSAEELEAEIKKIIAEVGAESLKDLGKVMGTASKTLAGKSDGKSISEMVKKLLS
- the ftsZ gene encoding cell division protein FtsZ, with amino-acid sequence MENTLNTGFSFDLPKGNSSIIKVIGVGGGGNNALKHMYEKGIHGVDFIICNTDAQTLDNNPISTKVQLGAAITEGLGAGADPEVGEKSALESIDEIKAVLGHNTKMVFITAGMGGGTGTGAAPVIAKIAKEMGILTIGIVTVPFSFEGKRRLEQAENGLEKLRNNVDSLIVINNDKLRQQFGNLGFKSGFAKADEVLANAAKGMAEVITGYFDVNIDFRDARSVLQNSGTALMSTGTASGENKAEEAVKKALDSPLLNDNKITGAKNVLLLIRSGNEEATMDEIGLINDHIQREAGNTADIIFGVGTDAELGDSISVLVIATGFAADDQKYAGPTEKIRYTLEDSPSTPKVKRESPFGRTSSEKSQENPMQNSSKSMFFLDDSNDNSTPDFPNNSVNQFAETQAAVMEERIEELRFFEDESLSIESSHQTFEVEEQENNVLELFSFDDEDVLESQSFTFETEEKKTTIIEETQFNAAQEVENVKLSVEETKEEISFIVEEKTVETYKPKAETKTLVEEKPIEFTFKIAEEIEEVKTVFENHTEEKITFTETKIEEEFKFIEKNTATEKVQARRDKLKEFNSRYQTIENENEFENIPAFRRKNINIGHENASQQQISSFLSENNGRVQLRENKFLNKDVD
- the ftsA gene encoding cell division protein FtsA encodes the protein METHDYSVGLDIGTTKIVAIVGRKNAHGKIEVLGVGKAKSLGVHKGIVNNISQTISSIKAAISEAEKSSGVPIHRVTVGIAGKHIRSLQHSDYIMRENPDKYITDEDIEILKDQVKKLVMLPGEEIIHVLPQEYKVDSEGEIQEPIGMHGKRLEANFHVVVGQMGSIRNIARCVREAGLEMEALTLEPLASSEAVLTTEEKEAGVAIVDIGGGTTDIAIFKDNIIRHTCVIPYGGGIITDDIKEGCSIIEKHAEQLKVKFGSAVPDLEKDSTFVTIPGLHGRPDKEISLKSLASIINARVEEILEMVNTELKAYGAYEQKRKLIAGIVLTGGGSNLKNLRQLANYVTGFDARIGFANEYIANDKNQYLKSPEFATSIGLLMESLKIHDKKPIEKPVEEPKVIEVPQAENTVEEVKTEEQEITQHLEEVKKNKPTFGQSILEKVKKFFEEVE
- a CDS encoding cell division protein FtsQ/DivIB; its protein translation is MKNKWRILKIFVTVVIFGFLLSFSLKRFNDRKIDEQSIIVKLNDSSSPVYFVDEKDIRTIVERYNTTKKVGDVDIPSLEKKLNELPAVDSANVYLNLNGKLNVDIKQRVPVFRLNNGGKGFYVDKKGIEFPISKTYSHPCMLVSGDVKKKEYKKLIELIEKINKDSFCKNFFVGITKENGNFNLATSDGNYKVEIGDLDRIDFKVKGFKTFVEKYLVYQAPEKYSKISVKYDNQIVTTLNSGYKPEEDSLQTNEQNIINTVTGTQKTEEKTTN